A DNA window from Vigna angularis cultivar LongXiaoDou No.4 chromosome 1, ASM1680809v1, whole genome shotgun sequence contains the following coding sequences:
- the LOC108323511 gene encoding mitogen-activated protein kinase kinase kinase 20, with the protein MDWVRGDAVGRGGFATVSLVIPTTSPSRFPSLTAVKSSQTLTSCWLKNEKHVLDHLGSCPRIIRCFGDDYSFENGVEYYNLFLEYATAGSLADEVNNCGGRIPEPQVRRYTRSIVEGLNHIHQNGFVHCDIKLQNILVFDDGEIKIADFGLAKEAGEIKQRKSECRGTPLFMSPEQVIDGECESPADIWALGCAVVEMVTGKPAWKVEKGSSMWSLMLRIGVGEETPEIPENLSKEGKDFIEKCFVKDPRKRWSAEMLLKHPFVSDGTVSFKRVHESPRSHFDFPDWVSSTTSSLPSSPESQSPWNFDESRLEGFCSPEDRLRQISTVDRPANWSESDGWSSVR; encoded by the coding sequence ATGGATTGGGTTCGTGGAGACGCCGTCGGTAGAGGAGGCTTCGCCACCGTTAGTTTAGTCATTCCGACTACCAGTCCCTCTCGGTTTCCGTCTTTAACAGCCGTCAAGTCCTCCCAGACACTCACCTCTTGTTGGCTCAAGAACGAGAAACACGTGCTCGATCACCTAGGTTCTTGTCCGAGAATCATTCGCTGCTTCGGAGATGACTACAGTTTCGAGAATGGTGTTGAGTACTACAATTTGTTCCTCGAATATGCCACCGCCGGGAGTCTCGCAGACGAGGTAAACAATTGCGGAGGCCGGATTCCCGAGCCTCAGGTTCGGCGTTATACGAGGTCCATCGTGGAAGGTTTGAATCACATACATCAAAATGGGTTTGTCCACTGCGACATAAAGCTTCAAAACATCCTCGTATTCGACGACGGGGAAATCAAGATTGCAGATTTCGGTCTGGCGAAAGAGGCAGGGGAGATAAAACAGAGGAAGAGTGAATGCAGGGGGACTCCGCTGTTTATGTCGCCGGAGCAAGTGATCGATGGTGAGTGTGAGTCGCCCGCAGATATATGGGCTCTGGGGTGCGCAGTTGTGGAGATGGTTACCGGGAAACCGGCGTGGAAGGTGGAGAAGGGGTCGAGTATGTGGTCGTTGATGCTTCGAATTGGGGTGGGAGAAGAGACTCCCGAGATACCTGAGAATTTGTCGAAAGAAGGGAAGGATTTTATCGAGAAGTGTTTTGTTAAGGATCCTAGAAAGAGGTGGAGTGCGGAGATGCTTTTGAAACACCCTTTTGTTTCTGATGGCACTGTTTCATTTAAGCGCGTTCACGAATCGCCCAGAAGTCACTTCGATTTCCCCGACTGGGTTTCTAGTACGACTTCTTCACTTCCCAGCTCGCCGGAATCTCAATCGCCATGGAATTTTGACGAGTCCCGTTTGGAAGGTTTCTGCTCGCCGGAGGACCGGCTCCGTCAGATATCAACCGTTGATCGGCCAGCGAATTGGTCGGAATCAGATGGTTGGAGTAGTGTTAGGTGA